In Microcebus murinus isolate Inina chromosome 20, M.murinus_Inina_mat1.0, whole genome shotgun sequence, the following are encoded in one genomic region:
- the LOC142862633 gene encoding small ribosomal subunit protein uS14-like, with amino-acid sequence MDHQQLYWSHLRKFGQSSRSCRICSNCLIQKLHSLIQKYGLNMCRQCFHQYVKDIHFIKLDLL; translated from the coding sequence ATGGATCACCAGCAGCTCTATTGGAGCCACCTGAGAAAATTCGGCCAGAGTTCTCGCTCTTGTCGCATCTGCTCAAACTGTCTGATCCAGAAATTGCACAGTCTGATCCAGAAATACGGCCTCAATATGTGCCGCCAGTGTTTCCATCAGTATGTGAAGGACATCCATTTCATTAAGTTGGATCTTCTTTGA